One part of the Dermacentor andersoni chromosome 2, qqDerAnde1_hic_scaffold, whole genome shotgun sequence genome encodes these proteins:
- the LOC126541977 gene encoding endothelin-converting enzyme 1-like — MAVMCALLIYLMQRPTITRAFRGSKLCATPGCRYQAEIIAGWVNVSVDPCDDFEAYACSRWTPNIEGHGTGSAMMSHADYYWIRYFRQRLEEASSRLRIAKRIAALFDSCKEKRTAEETRKGIYEIKEFMRDLKIRWPEPPLPGVEPLGVILDLVFNWGTDIWFRADLSLHTTDIGGRRNLLLQPAVVLSARWSNVAGILFTDKFIEYWLGFYQAFAPGEEMRPLDAILDIRSMQTTIYADFVQVENSELKHPRHTRLGDIQRYTPHISARRWIDALNDNLVGHGQFISSDGVTTADTELLMVVDRLFANFSREQLLDHISWEFVQLIAPLAGSKLLLAKYGTETRAEMQGDNFCSTQIERAYRWLVTAALLLPQFDPKARAFLDQQLANITEAAIMKVSSVLWADNGSVELVANQLRNQRTVIWPPYEPLSDNALNKAFHSWFYENASFTQHWIRSVTRWRQLRKSPIYRRSDDSPRSYALPHFEYDPFSNAVRVSAATLFIPWYQAAGSKAALYGGIGFTFAREVVKSFDGVTPAFDRRGEFLDTWPTNIWKEASANKASCLRPEFDTVFPEIPALEIAYAAFLASSAKDADRSLPIAKEWSPERVFFVTACFTMCNMPNTLRRFRVDCNKAARNFAPFAAAFNCPAHSRMNPREKCSYFY, encoded by the coding sequence ATGGCGGTGATGTGCGCGCTTCTCATCTACCTGATGCAGCGCCCTACGATCACGAGGGCATTCAGAGGCAGCAAATTATGCGCCACGCCGGGTTGCCGCTACCAAGCTGAGATCATCGCCGGCTGGGTAAACGTCAGCGTCGATCCGTGCGATGACTTCGAGGCGTACGCCTGTTCACGCTGGACTCCAAACATCGAAGGCCACGGGACTGGCTCAGCTATGATGAGTCATGCCGATTACTACTGGATTCGCTATTTTCGTCAGCGACTCGAGGAAGCCTCGAGCAGGTTGCGCATCGCAAAACGAATAGCGGCACTTTTCGACTCTTGCAAAGAGAAGCGGACCGCGGAAGAAACCAGAAAAGGAATTTACGAGATTAAAGAATTCATGCGGGACCTTAAGATTCGATGGCCAGAACCACCTTTGCCAGGAGTCGAACCGCTGGGCGTCATCCTCGATCTGGTGTTCAACTGGGGCACCGATATCTGGTTCCGAGCTGACTTGTCGCTACACACCACTGACATTGGCGGCAGAAGAAACCTGCTCCTGCAGCCGGCAGTAGTTCTCAGTGCGCGATGGAGTAACGTGGCTGGCATCTTATTCACGGACAAGTTCATAGAGTATTGGCTGGGTTTCTACCAAGCTTTCGCTCCCGGTGAAGAGATGAGGCCCCTTGATGCCATTCTGGACATCAGGAGTATGCAAACGACGATTTACGCAGACTTCGTTCAAGTTGAAAACAGCGAGTTAAAGCATCCAAGGCACACTCGACTTGGAGACATCCAACGTTATACACCTCATATTTCTGCCCGTCGGTGGATTGACGCTCTCAACGACAACTTGGTCGGCCACGGACAGTTCATCTCTTCGGATGGCGTGACGACCGCGGACACAGAGCTTCTCATGGTCGTGGACAGGCTGTTCGCCAATTTCAGCCGCGAGCAACTGCTGGACCACATATCGTGGGAATTCGTACAGCTAATCGCTCCGCTCGCGGGCTCGAAATTGCTTCTGGCCAAGTACGGAACTGAGACACGTGCTGAGATGCAAGGGGACAACTTCTGCTCCACACAAATCGAAAGAGCATACCGCTGGCTTGTCACAGCAGCACTATTGCTCCCGCAGTTTGACCCCAAGGCGAGAGCATTTCTGGACCAGCAGCTGGCAAACATCACTGAAGCTGCCATTATGAAAGTGTCCAGCGTCTTGTGGGCCGACAACGGATCAGTGGAATTGGTTGCAAACCAGCTGCGGAATCAGAGAACCGTCATCTGGCCGCCGTATGAGCCGCTTAGCGACAACGCGCTCAACAAGGCTTTCCACTCCTGGTTCTACGAGAACGCTAGCTTTACGCAACACTGGATTCGATCGGTGACAAGGTGGCGGCAGCTGCGCAAGAGTCCGATCTACAGGCGCAGCGACGACTCTCCGCGATCGTACGCCTTGCCGCACTTTGAGTACGACCCCTTCTCGAACGCGGTTCGTGTGTCAGCGGCGACTCTGTTCATTCCTTGGTACCAAGCCGCGGGCAGTAAAGCCGCTTTATATGGCGGCATCGGCTTCACGTTCGCGCGAGAAGTGGTCAAGTCTTTCGACGGCGTCACGCCAGCGTTCGACCGACGCGGCGAGTTCCTCGACACGTGGCCTACAAACATATGGAAGGAAGCCTCGGCAAACAAGGCGTCATGTCTGCGGCCCGAGTTCGATACGGTATTCCCCGAGATTCCCGCTCTGGAGATTGCGTACGCGGCATTCCTGGCGTCGTCCGCCAAAGACGCGGATCGCTCGCTGCCGATTGCCAAGGAATGGAGCCCAGAACGAGTGTTCTTCGTCACCGCCTGCTTCACGATGTGCAACATGCCGAACACGCTGAGACGCTTTCGCGTGGACTGTAACAAAGCGGCCAGGAATTTCGCTCCCTTCGCGGCGGCCTTCAATTGCCCGGCGCATTCAAGGATGAACCCTCGAGAAAAGTGCTCCTACTTTTATTAA